From Cecembia calidifontis, one genomic window encodes:
- the fucP gene encoding L-fucose:H+ symporter permease — protein MWVKRVLELNNVQASLVQMAFYGGYFTMALPAALFIKKYSYKTGVLIGLGLYAFGAMLFYPAAAWESYFFFLIALYILTFGLAFLETTANPYVLSMGPVETATRRLNLAQAFNPMGALAGLFVAKEFILNALQSNNTDESGNLIFNTLDESAKAIIRTNDLMVIRDPYVMLGLVVIVLAVVIAVAKMPENKSGNNKLDFWPSMKRLSTNPGFVEGVIAQMFYVGAQIMVWTYIYQYAEVLGIDNASAVNYAYTALGLFLVGRWICTFLLRYLKPARLLLYFSFLAAAFTLGAIFIQGVLGLYSLVGISFAMSLMFPTIYGIALDDLGEDAKYGAAFLVMAIVGGAIMPTLQGVILDIGGSGYNDMLILGVPEVNFSFILPLCCFIVVGWFAWRRLGLKD, from the coding sequence GATGGCTTTTTATGGAGGGTATTTTACAATGGCTTTACCTGCAGCTTTATTTATCAAAAAATACAGCTATAAAACAGGTGTTTTGATAGGTTTGGGTCTGTATGCATTTGGCGCGATGCTGTTTTATCCGGCTGCCGCTTGGGAAAGCTACTTCTTCTTCCTGATAGCCTTGTACATCCTCACTTTTGGTCTGGCATTTTTGGAAACGACTGCCAATCCTTATGTGCTGTCGATGGGACCCGTGGAAACTGCCACCAGAAGATTAAATTTAGCCCAGGCATTCAATCCGATGGGTGCCCTTGCAGGACTTTTTGTAGCCAAAGAATTTATTTTAAATGCATTACAATCCAACAATACAGACGAAAGTGGTAACCTGATTTTCAATACCTTGGACGAAAGCGCAAAAGCCATCATCCGCACCAATGACCTGATGGTAATCAGAGATCCTTATGTCATGCTGGGTCTTGTAGTCATTGTTTTGGCTGTAGTAATTGCTGTCGCTAAGATGCCTGAAAATAAGTCCGGGAATAACAAATTAGACTTTTGGCCTTCCATGAAAAGACTTTCCACAAACCCGGGATTTGTGGAAGGGGTGATAGCCCAGATGTTTTATGTAGGAGCACAGATCATGGTCTGGACCTATATTTACCAATATGCGGAAGTTCTCGGAATCGACAATGCTTCTGCTGTGAATTATGCTTACACTGCCCTAGGCTTGTTCCTTGTTGGAAGATGGATATGTACTTTCTTACTGAGATATCTGAAACCAGCCCGTCTTTTGTTATACTTCTCTTTCTTGGCTGCTGCATTTACCCTAGGGGCAATTTTTATTCAGGGTGTTTTAGGACTATACAGTTTAGTGGGTATTTCATTTGCCATGTCTTTGATGTTTCCCACCATTTACGGCATCGCCTTGGATGATTTGGGTGAAGATGCCAAATACGGAGCCGCTTTTTTGGTGATGGCCATCGTAGGAGGTGCCATTATGCCTACTTTACAGGGAGTAATTTTGGATATTGGTGGATCGGGTTACAATGACATGCTTATCCTCGGTGTTCCTGAGGTGAATTTTTCCTTTATTCTGCCACTTTGCTGCTTTATTGTAGTGGGCTGGTTTGCTTGGAGAAGACTTGGCCTTAAAGATTGA
- a CDS encoding NUDIX hydrolase — translation MNDLTIPACFYRVSVKALILDEQNRFLLVKEENGLWELPGGGLDFGESPHQGIARELMEEMGLEVTYISAHPLYFFPVINPKNQHIVNAVYETRVHHLDFVPSTECLEIKFYSTEEVIQLKELMYPNVLEFVKHFNL, via the coding sequence ATGAATGATTTAACCATTCCGGCATGTTTTTACCGTGTTTCGGTCAAGGCCCTGATCTTAGATGAGCAAAATCGATTTCTCCTTGTAAAAGAAGAAAATGGCCTTTGGGAACTACCTGGAGGCGGTTTGGATTTCGGGGAGAGCCCCCATCAGGGAATAGCCCGTGAGCTTATGGAAGAGATGGGGCTTGAAGTAACCTATATTTCAGCGCATCCACTATATTTTTTTCCTGTGATCAATCCTAAGAACCAACACATTGTGAATGCTGTCTACGAGACAAGAGTCCATCATCTGGATTTTGTCCCAAGTACGGAATGTTTGGAGATAAAATTTTATTCTACAGAGGAAGTCATTCAATTAAAGGAATTGATGTACCCAAATGTGTTGGAATTTGTCAAACACTTCAATCTTTAA
- a CDS encoding DUF21 domain-containing protein, producing MESIWIWIAIFVCITQSATFSGLNIALFSLSRLRLEVAADGGDLLAERVLSLRRDTNYTLATILWGNVGVNVLLTLLADSVLLGLGSFFFSTFVITFAGEIFPQAYFTRHALKIGAKLSPVLKFYKVVLWPLAKPSGVLLDHFLGLEPIPWLQENELISLLKYQAKNAKTELGRLEARGEVNFLRLDDLPAYREGENIDQLSIITLPYIGSKPIFPEIKRSSKDPFLQELAKSGKKWVVILDEANGHPRKVLNFNSFVNNFLLRNKASNPLEFCHIPLVIYEAEYPIGKILERWRVQPQGPEDDVIDEDLALLWTDKYKKIISGSDILGRLMREIAIEEA from the coding sequence ATGGAGTCAATTTGGATCTGGATTGCCATTTTTGTTTGTATTACCCAATCTGCCACTTTTTCTGGGCTCAATATCGCCTTGTTCAGCCTGAGCAGGTTACGTCTGGAAGTTGCTGCCGACGGGGGAGATTTATTGGCAGAAAGAGTCCTTTCCTTGAGAAGAGATACCAATTATACTTTGGCAACTATATTATGGGGCAATGTGGGAGTAAATGTGTTGTTGACCCTTTTGGCTGATTCTGTTTTGCTGGGTCTTGGTTCTTTTTTCTTTTCTACTTTTGTTATCACATTTGCAGGAGAAATATTCCCTCAGGCCTATTTTACACGGCATGCTTTGAAAATCGGGGCAAAACTCTCTCCTGTTTTGAAATTTTATAAAGTTGTTCTTTGGCCATTGGCCAAACCTTCAGGTGTGCTTTTAGATCATTTTTTGGGATTAGAGCCTATCCCTTGGTTACAGGAGAATGAACTGATTTCTTTATTGAAATATCAGGCAAAAAACGCCAAAACTGAGCTGGGAAGGTTGGAAGCAAGAGGGGAGGTCAATTTCCTGAGGTTAGACGATCTGCCGGCCTATAGAGAGGGGGAGAATATTGATCAGTTGAGTATCATCACCCTGCCCTATATTGGTTCAAAACCGATTTTCCCTGAAATAAAAAGGAGTTCCAAAGATCCATTTCTCCAAGAATTGGCCAAATCGGGTAAAAAGTGGGTTGTCATTCTGGATGAGGCTAACGGGCACCCACGTAAGGTTTTGAATTTTAATTCTTTTGTCAATAATTTTCTCCTTAGAAATAAAGCCAGTAATCCTTTGGAATTTTGTCATATTCCTTTGGTAATCTACGAAGCAGAGTATCCTATTGGAAAAATTTTGGAAAGATGGAGGGTCCAGCCACAGGGACCGGAGGATGATGTTATAGATGAAGACCTGGCTCTTCTTTGGACGGACAAATATAAAAAGATCATATCAGGATCTGATATTTTGGGAAGATTGATGCGGGAAATAGCAATTGAAGAAGCCTAA
- a CDS encoding IS1182 family transposase produces MSKVVFKNQTGNCPELFPANIFDKIPDNHPARLVDTVVNSLDISDIIKRYKGGGTSAYHPRMMIKVLFYSYLSNVYSCRKIAKALNENIHFMFISGNSTPDFRTINDFRGKILKDSIKTLFAEVVKMLVEMGYVSLDVQYIDGTKIEAKSNKYTFVWRKTVEKHKERLEGKIKSVLSDIEESILSDNQEVNQEELPKKIDSEELRERLSAINKKLKEPSKKVAKELQKLQEEHLPKLEKYEKDLEILGDRNSYSKTDHDATFMRMKEDHMKNGQLKPAYNPQISTENQFITHATIHQTAGDTTTLKSHLDSFEKSYSKQSKEIVADAGYGSEENYEMLEKKGVDAYVKYNYFHMEQKKKTKNNPFLPQNLFYNAAQDFYVCPMGQRMENVGQGKRTSSNGYVSQVTYYQAKNCEGCPLRAQCHKATGNRRIEVNHRLNFLKQQAKEKLMNKKGLEHRSKRPIEAEAAFGQLKSNNIFNRFTLTGLEKVELEFLLMAIGHNLRKMVAKSMHSGLKLSKKSSLGYKPYNSRPVFYVPKENSNQRSLVMALDFQNQKIAA; encoded by the coding sequence ATGTCTAAGGTAGTTTTTAAAAATCAGACTGGCAATTGTCCAGAATTATTTCCGGCAAATATTTTTGATAAAATCCCTGATAACCACCCTGCTCGATTGGTTGATACTGTGGTTAACTCATTGGATATCAGTGATATTATAAAGAGGTACAAGGGAGGCGGTACATCAGCCTATCATCCACGAATGATGATTAAAGTGCTGTTCTACAGCTATTTATCCAATGTGTATTCATGTAGGAAAATAGCCAAAGCACTTAATGAGAACATCCACTTCATGTTTATCTCAGGAAACTCAACCCCCGATTTCAGAACCATCAACGATTTCCGCGGTAAAATCTTAAAAGACTCCATCAAGACATTGTTTGCCGAAGTGGTAAAAATGCTTGTTGAGATGGGATATGTAAGCCTTGATGTACAATACATTGACGGAACCAAGATTGAAGCAAAATCCAATAAGTACACTTTTGTCTGGCGTAAGACAGTTGAAAAGCACAAAGAAAGGTTAGAAGGTAAGATCAAGAGTGTTTTATCAGATATCGAAGAAAGCATCCTATCAGATAATCAAGAAGTTAATCAAGAAGAATTGCCTAAAAAAATTGATTCTGAAGAATTAAGGGAGCGGCTTTCAGCCATAAATAAAAAGCTAAAAGAGCCTTCAAAGAAGGTTGCTAAGGAGCTTCAAAAACTTCAGGAAGAACATCTTCCCAAGCTGGAGAAGTATGAAAAAGACCTGGAGATTTTGGGGGATAGAAATTCGTACAGTAAGACAGATCATGATGCCACATTCATGAGAATGAAAGAGGACCACATGAAAAACGGACAACTAAAACCCGCTTACAATCCTCAGATATCAACTGAAAATCAATTCATTACCCATGCTACTATCCACCAAACAGCAGGGGATACCACCACTTTAAAATCCCACTTGGACAGTTTTGAAAAATCGTATAGTAAACAAAGTAAAGAGATAGTAGCTGATGCAGGATACGGCAGTGAGGAGAATTATGAAATGCTTGAAAAAAAGGGAGTTGATGCCTATGTGAAATACAATTACTTCCACATGGAGCAAAAGAAGAAGACAAAGAACAATCCTTTTCTTCCCCAAAATCTTTTCTACAATGCAGCGCAAGATTTTTACGTATGCCCCATGGGACAGCGGATGGAGAATGTTGGACAAGGAAAGCGCACTTCAAGCAATGGGTATGTATCTCAAGTAACTTATTATCAGGCAAAAAACTGTGAAGGATGCCCCTTAAGAGCACAATGCCACAAAGCGACAGGTAACAGAAGAATCGAAGTGAACCATAGGTTAAACTTCTTAAAACAGCAGGCCAAGGAAAAACTAATGAATAAAAAGGGGCTTGAACACAGGAGCAAAAGACCAATAGAGGCGGAAGCTGCGTTTGGCCAGCTGAAAAGCAATAATATATTCAACAGATTTACACTCACTGGTTTAGAAAAAGTGGAATTAGAGTTCTTATTGATGGCAATTGGCCATAATCTGAGAAAAATGGTGGCTAAAAGTATGCACTCTGGACTAAAACTATCTAAAAAATCATCTTTGGGTTATAAACCCTACAATAGTCGGCCGGTATTTTACGTTCCAAAGGAAAATTCTAATCAAAGATCACTGGTAATGGCATTGGATTTTCAAAATCAAAAAATAGCGGCATAA
- a CDS encoding maleylacetate reductase has product MISFDYKTHAVKVIFGKPILEALEQELPSSKSKIAFIGSRRYGDLVEKLMLHDKVGEVFHFDKIIQHVPLELVEEAERFLEGKEVDIILCLGGGSAIGLGKALALNSKAELWAVPTTYSGSEMTNIYGISHKGVKTVKRDDKVHPHKVFYDPYLSIGMPLDLAVPSAFNAMAHLVEAIYSPESNPIINALADLGLKNLLAGLNSLSHEKVMTADINEKLLFGAYVGGKVLCEVSMGLHHKAAHVLGGNFNLEHSKIHTLLLPFVLKYQWDFLTEDLQLNFQSIFEDPLPYKTLRELQEKLGSGFSLHELGLSKEDIPKAVDFLMQMTYPNPAPMIRDHLNMMLEGGVRKVETPFFYC; this is encoded by the coding sequence ATGATTTCATTTGATTATAAAACCCATGCTGTAAAAGTAATTTTTGGAAAGCCGATTTTGGAGGCTTTGGAGCAAGAACTGCCATCAAGCAAATCAAAAATCGCATTTATTGGAAGTCGTAGGTATGGGGATCTGGTCGAAAAACTCATGCTTCATGATAAAGTAGGAGAGGTCTTTCATTTTGATAAAATCATCCAGCATGTGCCTCTTGAATTGGTAGAGGAGGCCGAAAGATTCCTAGAGGGAAAGGAAGTGGATATAATACTTTGTCTAGGTGGGGGCTCTGCAATTGGCCTGGGAAAAGCCCTGGCGTTAAATTCCAAAGCGGAACTTTGGGCGGTACCTACTACCTACTCAGGATCTGAAATGACCAATATTTATGGCATTTCCCACAAAGGTGTCAAAACCGTCAAAAGAGACGATAAGGTTCATCCGCATAAAGTGTTTTATGATCCTTATTTATCTATAGGGATGCCCCTCGATTTGGCAGTTCCTTCGGCTTTTAATGCCATGGCCCACCTGGTGGAGGCTATTTATTCCCCTGAATCCAATCCAATTATAAATGCTTTGGCAGATTTGGGGTTAAAAAATCTCTTGGCAGGCTTAAATTCCTTGTCCCATGAAAAAGTGATGACAGCAGACATCAATGAAAAGTTATTGTTTGGGGCCTATGTTGGTGGAAAGGTGCTTTGCGAGGTAAGCATGGGACTTCATCATAAGGCTGCCCATGTTCTTGGGGGCAACTTTAATCTGGAGCATTCAAAAATCCATACCCTTCTTTTGCCTTTTGTCCTCAAATATCAATGGGACTTTTTGACTGAAGATTTACAGTTGAATTTTCAGAGTATATTTGAAGATCCTTTGCCCTATAAGACATTGAGAGAGTTACAGGAAAAATTGGGTTCAGGTTTTAGTTTGCATGAGCTTGGACTTTCTAAGGAAGATATTCCAAAGGCGGTGGATTTCTTGATGCAGATGACCTATCCCAATCCTGCCCCGATGATCAGGGATCACTTAAATATGATGTTGGAAGGGGGTGTCCGAAAAGTCGAGACACCCTTTTTTTATTGTTGA
- the pcaF gene encoding 3-oxoadipyl-CoA thiolase — MRNVYIIDAVRSPISKFKGSLSSMRADDLAAYVIKGLMDKFPELPKEAIDDVILGCHNQAGEDNRNVARMASLLAGLPVSVPGETINRLCSSGLSAIVHSKRAIMAGDGDLFIAGGVEHMTRGPYVIGKPSSAFGNDAQMYDSSFGWRFVNPKMEQMYGVDPMGLTAEHLVEMYGISREDQDLFAYQSQMKASQARANGRLAREIIPVEIPIKKGESLRLVEDEFIREDTSLEKLAALKPAFKKDGTVTAGNASGLNDGAAAMLIASEDAVDKYGLKPKARILSSQVVGVEPRIMGIGPVEAANKALAKAGLSWEDMDVIELNEAFAAQSLACIRQWGLEDNDPRINPNGGAIALGHPLGMTGTRIIQTAVEELILKQKSYALATLCVGVGQGYALVIERVS; from the coding sequence ATGAGGAATGTATATATCATTGATGCTGTAAGGAGCCCAATTTCAAAATTTAAAGGCAGCTTGTCCTCTATGCGGGCAGATGATCTGGCTGCTTATGTCATTAAGGGGCTGATGGATAAATTTCCTGAGCTTCCAAAAGAAGCCATAGATGATGTGATTTTGGGTTGCCATAACCAAGCAGGTGAAGATAACCGGAATGTAGCTAGGATGGCGTCCTTGTTAGCGGGGCTTCCCGTGTCCGTTCCCGGAGAGACCATCAACCGACTTTGTTCCTCAGGCTTATCTGCCATAGTCCATTCCAAAAGAGCCATTATGGCCGGTGATGGAGATTTGTTTATTGCTGGAGGCGTAGAACATATGACCCGTGGGCCATATGTCATCGGAAAGCCAAGCTCAGCCTTTGGCAATGATGCCCAAATGTACGATTCCAGCTTTGGATGGCGCTTTGTGAATCCCAAAATGGAACAGATGTATGGTGTAGATCCGATGGGGCTCACGGCTGAGCATTTGGTAGAGATGTATGGCATATCGAGAGAAGATCAGGATTTGTTTGCCTATCAAAGCCAGATGAAAGCTTCCCAAGCCAGGGCAAATGGACGTCTAGCCAGAGAAATCATTCCGGTTGAGATTCCTATAAAGAAAGGTGAATCTCTTCGACTTGTTGAGGATGAATTTATCCGGGAAGATACATCTTTGGAAAAGCTGGCGGCATTGAAACCAGCTTTCAAAAAGGATGGGACGGTTACAGCCGGGAATGCATCGGGTTTAAATGATGGTGCCGCAGCCATGTTGATTGCTTCTGAGGATGCAGTCGATAAATATGGATTAAAGCCAAAAGCAAGGATTTTAAGTTCCCAAGTAGTTGGAGTGGAACCGAGAATTATGGGGATCGGTCCAGTGGAAGCTGCAAATAAAGCATTGGCTAAGGCAGGGCTTAGTTGGGAGGATATGGATGTGATTGAACTCAATGAGGCTTTTGCCGCTCAATCTTTGGCCTGTATTAGGCAATGGGGACTCGAGGATAATGATCCACGTATCAATCCCAACGGAGGAGCCATAGCCTTGGGCCATCCTTTGGGCATGACAGGAACAAGGATAATACAAACCGCAGTGGAGGAATTAATCCTCAAACAAAAAAGTTATGCCCTAGCTACACTATGCGTAGGTGTTGGGCAGGGCTATGCCCTTGTGATAGAACGGGTAAGCTGA
- a CDS encoding CoA-transferase subunit beta gives MEYSKEEMMIITASRLLHNGEVCFVGIGLPSTACNLARLTHAPDIVLIYESGTIDTKPHILPLSIGDDILAETASTVVSVPEIFNYWLQGGKVDVGFLGGAQIDKFGNINSTVIGSYKKPKVRLPGAGGAPEIASNAKRTFVIMKHNSRAFVDKVDFITSAGYLSGGDEREKLGIPGEGPQFIITDMGILRPNPETKEFELTSIHPGVSIQEVKDNTGWNLKISENLMVTEEPSFEYLEILRDLQKRTSIAHSQSQK, from the coding sequence ATGGAATATTCCAAAGAAGAAATGATGATCATTACAGCTTCCCGATTACTACATAATGGGGAAGTTTGTTTTGTGGGCATAGGTCTTCCGAGTACTGCCTGTAACCTGGCCAGGTTGACCCATGCCCCTGATATTGTCCTGATTTATGAATCAGGGACCATTGATACCAAGCCACACATTCTTCCACTTTCTATTGGGGATGATATTTTGGCAGAGACGGCCAGCACTGTGGTTTCTGTGCCGGAAATTTTCAATTACTGGCTTCAGGGAGGAAAAGTGGATGTAGGTTTTCTTGGCGGTGCACAGATTGATAAATTTGGGAATATTAATTCTACTGTGATTGGTTCTTATAAAAAACCGAAAGTCCGCCTGCCGGGAGCTGGAGGAGCACCTGAAATAGCCTCCAATGCCAAAAGAACCTTTGTGATTATGAAGCATAACAGCAGGGCTTTTGTAGACAAAGTGGATTTTATCACTTCAGCTGGATACCTTAGTGGGGGTGATGAAAGGGAGAAATTGGGAATCCCTGGTGAAGGACCTCAATTTATCATTACAGATATGGGAATCCTTAGGCCGAACCCTGAAACAAAAGAATTTGAATTGACCTCAATTCATCCGGGAGTTTCCATACAGGAGGTGAAGGACAATACCGGTTGGAATTTAAAAATTTCCGAAAACCTGATGGTTACGGAAGAACCGTCCTTCGAATACTTGGAAATCCTTAGGGATCTTCAAAAAAGAACATCTATCGCCCATAGCCAGTCCCAAAAATGA
- a CDS encoding CoA transferase subunit A: protein MLDKFQPLSVLIQNHVNDGDQIALEGFTHLIPFEAGHEIIRQGKKDLTLIRMTPDLIYDQLIGMGLVKKVIFSWGGNPGVGSLHRLREAVEKGIPTPLEIEEHSHAAMACAYQAGASGLPFAVLRGYTGTDLAKENTEYIKWVTCPFTGEQFAAIRSIKPDVGIIHAQQADKKGNVKIWGITGVQKEVVYASKKVLVTVEEVVDELDTQNQGVVIPHWLVTGIALAPKGAHPSYAMGYYKRDNSFYKQWDEISRSQASFEEWMNAHVLSKSLKRVL from the coding sequence ATGCTTGACAAATTTCAACCCTTGTCAGTTTTGATACAAAATCATGTCAATGATGGTGATCAGATTGCGCTGGAGGGTTTTACGCATTTAATCCCATTTGAAGCAGGTCATGAAATCATCAGGCAGGGTAAAAAAGACCTTACCCTGATCAGAATGACACCTGATTTAATTTATGACCAGTTGATAGGTATGGGCCTGGTGAAGAAGGTGATTTTTTCCTGGGGAGGAAATCCCGGAGTAGGTTCGTTGCACCGCTTGAGAGAGGCAGTTGAAAAAGGCATTCCTACCCCCCTGGAAATTGAAGAACATAGCCACGCGGCCATGGCCTGTGCTTATCAGGCAGGAGCTTCAGGATTACCATTTGCAGTTTTGAGGGGATATACAGGTACAGATCTGGCCAAGGAAAACACTGAGTACATCAAGTGGGTAACCTGTCCTTTTACAGGAGAACAGTTTGCTGCAATAAGGTCAATAAAACCTGATGTTGGAATCATTCATGCCCAGCAGGCTGACAAAAAAGGAAATGTTAAAATCTGGGGTATTACCGGTGTTCAAAAAGAAGTAGTCTATGCTTCCAAAAAAGTTCTTGTGACAGTAGAAGAAGTAGTAGATGAATTGGATACCCAAAACCAGGGTGTTGTCATCCCTCACTGGCTGGTCACAGGCATTGCCCTTGCTCCTAAAGGTGCCCACCCTTCTTATGCCATGGGCTATTACAAGAGAGACAATAGTTTTTATAAACAATGGGATGAGATCTCAAGAAGCCAAGCCAGCTTTGAGGAGTGGATGAATGCCCATGTTCTATCCAAAAGTCTAAAAAGAGTCCTATAA
- a CDS encoding VOC family protein, giving the protein MTNPAEYIKGIHHLTVSVGSAQEDVDFVTQVLGMRMIKQTVLFDGAASIYHLYYANADAEVGSVWTTFPFKKAGVYGRKGSGQIETASFSVPTDSLDFWVKHLKNHGVENSGIIERFGQKMITFEDRSGIGMAVVGEDNDHRNAWQTDEISKENGIRGIFGATIRSRDIIEMDAYLTKTLNFKKVGQDGDFHRYHIKDGGAMKTIELHHVPDMEQGSWTFGVGIPHHIAFATEKDEHNLELKAYIEGFGYTDVTELKDRNYFHSIYNRTPSGVLFEYATSDIGFAIDEPADLLGHQLLLPPMFESRRSEIVEPLEPIQLPKYLNK; this is encoded by the coding sequence ATGACTAATCCAGCTGAATACATCAAAGGGATTCATCACCTAACTGTGAGTGTGGGCTCTGCCCAAGAGGACGTTGATTTTGTGACCCAGGTCCTGGGCATGCGGATGATCAAGCAAACCGTACTTTTCGATGGAGCCGCAAGTATTTATCATCTTTATTATGCCAATGCAGATGCCGAAGTAGGGTCGGTGTGGACCACTTTTCCTTTTAAGAAGGCAGGAGTTTATGGGAGAAAGGGCTCTGGTCAAATTGAGACTGCATCCTTTTCAGTGCCAACAGATTCCCTCGACTTTTGGGTAAAACATCTCAAAAACCATGGAGTTGAGAACTCTGGAATCATTGAAAGATTTGGTCAAAAAATGATCACTTTCGAGGATCGTTCCGGGATCGGTATGGCCGTAGTAGGGGAAGATAATGACCACAGAAATGCCTGGCAGACTGATGAGATATCCAAAGAAAATGGCATCAGGGGGATTTTTGGAGCCACTATCCGATCAAGGGATATCATTGAGATGGATGCTTACCTGACCAAAACCCTTAACTTCAAAAAAGTAGGTCAGGATGGAGATTTCCACCGTTACCACATTAAGGACGGAGGAGCCATGAAAACCATTGAACTGCACCATGTGCCTGATATGGAGCAGGGTTCCTGGACTTTTGGCGTAGGGATTCCCCATCATATTGCCTTTGCGACAGAAAAGGATGAACACAACCTTGAGTTGAAGGCTTATATTGAAGGATTTGGATATACGGATGTGACCGAATTGAAAGACAGGAATTACTTCCATTCCATCTACAACAGGACTCCTTCCGGTGTGCTGTTCGAGTACGCTACTTCAGATATTGGATTTGCTATTGATGAGCCTGCTGATCTTTTGGGACATCAGTTGCTGCTTCCTCCAATGTTTGAATCTAGGAGATCAGAAATCGTGGAGCCTTTGGAGCCGATCCAACTTCCAAAATACCTCAATAAATAA
- a CDS encoding Crp/Fnr family transcriptional regulator — translation MIHEDILENFRTYVPFTKEEVKDFFGKAKHVKYHKNEVLVEKDAQVSPFIFIRKGCLMTYYTDGKKFNHVIQFGLDKWWTGDLQSFMQGTPSNYTIKAMSDTEVWTLDKNGFEGLCADQPAFERYFRIIFQNSLVSHQKRIIRNISYSAEEKYLTFIKNYPRLELLIAQKYIASYLGITPEFLSMIRRKLANKS, via the coding sequence ATGATACATGAAGATATCCTCGAGAATTTTAGGACTTATGTTCCCTTTACCAAAGAGGAGGTTAAAGATTTTTTTGGTAAAGCGAAGCATGTAAAATACCACAAGAATGAAGTTTTAGTTGAAAAAGATGCCCAGGTATCGCCTTTTATTTTTATCAGGAAAGGTTGTCTGATGACGTATTATACAGACGGGAAAAAATTCAACCATGTAATACAGTTTGGTCTTGATAAGTGGTGGACAGGTGATCTGCAGAGTTTTATGCAGGGTACACCTTCCAATTACACCATCAAGGCCATGTCTGATACAGAAGTTTGGACATTGGATAAAAATGGGTTTGAAGGTTTGTGTGCAGATCAGCCTGCTTTTGAAAGGTACTTTAGGATCATCTTTCAAAATTCCCTAGTCAGCCATCAAAAGCGGATTATCCGGAATATTTCTTATTCTGCGGAGGAAAAGTATCTCACCTTTATCAAAAATTACCCAAGACTGGAGCTCTTGATTGCCCAAAAATACATCGCATCCTATCTGGGGATTACCCCGGAGTTTCTCAGTATGATCCGCCGAAAGTTGGCCAACAAGTCGTAA